A genomic stretch from Lathyrus oleraceus cultivar Zhongwan6 chromosome 2, CAAS_Psat_ZW6_1.0, whole genome shotgun sequence includes:
- the LOC127117478 gene encoding uncharacterized protein LOC127117478 isoform X2, protein MEKPLVVRNDKVINYINDDVALLILSKLSFKSLKRFGCVRKSWSLLSNNPSFMSMYSRNFFSKCSYDDDTSLLLHLHGLKKMYSLSGDSFENMVELDWPDQIDNLAFLGFGSVNGILCFEQPLKNKIVLWSPATNELKVIHSSQPMSFSPPVTLNFDCAIGSTLFRLIEI, encoded by the exons ATGGAGAAACCTTTGGTTGTTAGGAATGATAAGGTGATCAATTATATAAATGATGACGTTGCTTTACTCATTCTATCGAAATTGTCGTTTAAATCTTTGAAGCGATTCGGATGTGTTCGTAAATCATGGTCTCTCTTATCTAACAATCCTAGTTTCATGAGTATGTATAGCCGGAATTTCTTCTCCAAATGTTCTTATGACGATGATACATCTCTCCTCCTACATCTCCATGGTTTAAAAAAAATGTATTCTCTTTCCGGTGACAGTTTTGAGAATATGGTCGAGCTAGATTGGCCCGATCAAATCGATAACTTGGCGTTTCTTGGTTTTGGCAGTGTTAATGGCATACTTTGTTTTGAACAACCTCTTAAGAACAAAATTGTATTGTGGAGCCCTGCTACTAATGAGTTGAAGGTCATTCATTCAAGCCAACCTATGTCGTTTTCTCCGCCGGTTACACTTAATTTTGACTGTGCA ATAGGTTCCACACTCTTCCGTCTGATAGAGATTTAA
- the LOC127117478 gene encoding F-box protein CPR1 isoform X1: MEKPLVVRNDKVINYINDDVALLILSKLSFKSLKRFGCVRKSWSLLSNNPSFMSMYSRNFFSKCSYDDDTSLLLHLHGLKKMYSLSGDSFENMVELDWPDQIDNLAFLGFGSVNGILCFEQPLKNKIVLWSPATNELKVIHSSQPMSFSPPVTLNFDCAVSFIPIPNLQGFGYDSVGDDYKLIRNISLTDRFHTLPSDRDLILMEDKSLKPFWEIYSLKSNSWKKLEIDMPSCAKTNSFFGTFRLYSDGVCHWLNLDGENDYVGLSLISFDLSNEVFINTPIPSIATIPLSVAEPCAGLLVLNDSIGFFTYHSDMSAMTSTVGVSVLGELGVKESWYKLFTVGPLPWFEIPIGVGKMGEVFFRNEDSELVWFDFNTNTIKHLGFKAGRVNCRINSFGRIVIYNKSMVSIGAISK; this comes from the coding sequence ATGGAGAAACCTTTGGTTGTTAGGAATGATAAGGTGATCAATTATATAAATGATGACGTTGCTTTACTCATTCTATCGAAATTGTCGTTTAAATCTTTGAAGCGATTCGGATGTGTTCGTAAATCATGGTCTCTCTTATCTAACAATCCTAGTTTCATGAGTATGTATAGCCGGAATTTCTTCTCCAAATGTTCTTATGACGATGATACATCTCTCCTCCTACATCTCCATGGTTTAAAAAAAATGTATTCTCTTTCCGGTGACAGTTTTGAGAATATGGTCGAGCTAGATTGGCCCGATCAAATCGATAACTTGGCGTTTCTTGGTTTTGGCAGTGTTAATGGCATACTTTGTTTTGAACAACCTCTTAAGAACAAAATTGTATTGTGGAGCCCTGCTACTAATGAGTTGAAGGTCATTCATTCAAGCCAACCTATGTCGTTTTCTCCGCCGGTTACACTTAATTTTGACTGTGCAGTAAGTTTTATTCCTATTCCTAATCTTCAAGGGTTTGGTTATGACTCTGTTGGAGATGACTATAAGTTGATTCGAAATATATCGCTTACAGATAGGTTCCACACTCTTCCGTCTGATAGAGATTTAATATTGATGGAAGATAAATCATTAAAGCCCTTTTGGGAGATTTATAGCTTAAAAAGTAACTCTTGGAAGAAGCTTGAAATCGATATGCCAAGTTGTGCTAAGACTAATTCTTTTTTTGGGACTTTTCGACTATACTCTGACGGAGTATGTCATTGGTTGAATTTAGATGGAGAAAATGATTATGTCGGGTTATCTTTAATATCATTTGATTTGAGCAATGAGGTGTTCATTAACACACCCATTCCCTCAATCGCCACCATTCCCTTATCTGTCGCAGAGCCGTGTGCGGGATTGTTGGTGTTAAATGACTCCATTGGCTTTTTCACGTATCATTCGGATATGTCTGCTATGACATCTACCGTTGGCGTATCAGTCTTAGGTGAACTCGGTGTCAAGGAATCGTGGTACAAGCTCTTCACTGTTGGACCGCTCCCTTGGTTTGAGATTCCTATAGGAGTGGGGAAGATGGGTGAAGTATTCTTTAGAAATGAAGACTCTGAATTAGTTTGGTTTGATTTTAATACCAACACGATTAAGCA